A DNA window from Paralichthys olivaceus isolate ysfri-2021 chromosome 3, ASM2471397v2, whole genome shotgun sequence contains the following coding sequences:
- the midn gene encoding midnolin yields the protein MPKLGEHTGTQHTPARGFTVCATIIGYRMDQHPSARSCTSRGASSCEAVPTEPSMNLYIHSTTGTRFELSLPLEETVDGLKRRLSQRLKVPKERLALLHKDTRLSSGKLQDLGISDGSKLTLVPTVEAGLMSQASRPEQSVMQALESLTETQVSDFLSGRSPLTLALRVGDHMMFVQLQLAAQQSGGPQLQHRHLITRGNAETAAGQPTGQPRVPHPHPHSHNLPHHQHSHHSPHLSQPHPVPSSPSSPGSASFPLPSTHHQPLPPMYHQSPSSAYCSPPPPPHSPRPTHIPGGLLRSPANHHHHHHHYHQPSPSQPSHDIGQASPVAPVLCPEANCSTNNPNSGTSPSTRSRKPGAIIESFVNHAPGVFSGTFSGTLHPNCQDSNGRPRRDIGTILQILNDLLSATRHYQGMPPSLTQLRYQTQCGSPTSPSPSPSPSPPVASVTGLSAKATSVPAVSPSGPPPTLHPLVQCQSQIRMCKPPGDRLRQTENRATRCKVERLQLLMQQKRLRRKARRDQRAPYQWLPNRKAGRSNSNSSMSSEGSLDLDFDDSVWKPDVKADLKSEFVMA from the exons CCAGCATCCCAGCGCCCGGAGCTGCACCAGTCGCGGGGCTTCGTCCTGCGAGGCCGTCCCGACCGAGCCCTCCATGAATCTATACATCCACTCCACCACCGGCACACGCTTCGAGCTCTCCCTGCCCCTGGAAGAGACCGTGGACGGACTGAAGAGGAGGCTGTCGCAAAGACTCAAAGTACCGAAAGAGAGACTcgcactgctgcacaaagacac GCGACTAAGTTCAGGAAAACTCCAGGATCTTGGCATATCTGATGGGAGCAAGTTAACGCTTGTACCAACTGTTGAAGCAGGATTAATG TCTCAAGCATCAAGACCAGAACAGTCAGTAATGCAAGCCTTGGAGAGCTTAACAGAAACTCAG GTCAGTGACTTCCTGTCCGGCCGCTCCCCCCTCACCCTGGCATTGCGTGTAGGTGATCACATGATGTTCGTCCAGCTCCAGCTGGCGGCGCAGCAGTCTGGCGGTCCCCAACTCCAGCACAGACACCTCATCACCCGCGGCAACGCAGAGACGGCAGCGGGACAGCCCACGGGGCAGCCCCGTGTCCCCCACCCTCACCCGCATTCCCACAACCTCCCCCATCATCAACATAGCCACCACAGCCCCCACTTGTCCCAGCCTCACCCGGTACCTTCCTCCCCGTCTTCCCCGGGCTCTGCTTCCTTCCCCCTGCCCTCCACGCACCACCAGCCGCTTCCTCCCATGTACCACCAGTCGCCCTCCTCGGCTTATTGtagccctcctcctccaccccacTCCCCTCGCCCAACGCACATCCCTGGAGGTCTTTTGCGCTCACCAGCTaatcaccatcaccaccatcaccactaCCACCAGCCTTCTCCAAGCCAACCCAGCCATGACATTGGACAGGCCAGCCCTGTAGCCCCGGTTCTCTGCCCTGAG GCTAACTGCAGCACCAACAACCCTAACAGTGGCACCAGTCCCTCGACACGCTCCCGTAAACCTGGCGCCATCATTGAGAGCTTTGTCAACCACGCTCCGGGAGTCTTCTCAGGGACCTTTTCAG GCACTTTGCACCCTAACTGCCAGGACAGCAATGGGCGTCCCAGACGAGATATTGGTACCATCCTGCAGATCCTCAATGACCTCTTGAGTGCAACACGTCACTACCAGGGAATGCCACCCTCCCTCACCCAGCTTCGGTACCAGACCCAGTGCGGCTCGCCCACTTCCCCGTCCCCCTCCCCATCTCCCTCACCTCCAGTTGCTAGCGTGACAGGCCTCTCTGCCAAAGCTACCTCTGTGCCTGCCGTCAGCCCCAGCGGCCCTCCGCCGACTCTTCATCCACTGGTGCAGTGCCAGAGCCAGATCCGCATGTGCAAACCCCCTG GTGACCGTCTGCGTCAGACTGAAAACCGTGCAACCCGCTGCAAGGTGGAGCGCCTGCAGCTGTTGATGCAGCAGAAGCGTCTGCGCAGGAAGGCCAGGAGGGACCAGCGCGCCCCTTATCAGTGGCTGCCCAACCGCAAGGCCGGAcgcagcaacagcaacagcagcatgtCCAGCGAGGGCTCTCTGGACCTGGACTTTGACGACTCAGTGTGGAAACCCGACGTCAAGGCTGATTTGAAGTCTGAGTTCGTCATGGCCTGA